The genomic segment GGCCGCGAGCTGCCAGGTCGCGGGACCGTGATCCTGGGGCGCCGGATCAACCGGATCAGAACAGCACCCGAGCGGAAAGGCAGGAAGTGAGCGCGAGGAAAGAGCACGCGGGACGGCAGGCGCTGGCGCAGCAGCTCGGGCAGCTCGGGCAAGCGCTGCGCAAGAAGCGGAAGACGCAGAAGGCCGCGGTCGAGGAGGTCAACCGGCGCCGGCGCAAAGCCGCGGGCCGCCCGGAAGACGTGCCCTGCCCCTGGCCGTACAAGGAAGGCGGCGACCTGCGCTCCTCGACGGTCAACGACTGGTTCCCCAAGGAGAAGGGCTCGAAGGAGCCAAGCGTGCCGCAGTACTTCGAGGAGCTGTGGTCCGTGGTCGCCGTGATGCTCGAATGGACCCACGGGAAGGACAAGCGGTACGTGGAGGGCAGGTTCCGCCCCGCCTGGGTGGAGCTCTACGAGGATGCCCGGCGCGCGACCGGCATGGACGAGGAGGTGCGTGGCTACCTTGAAGCCGCCCGGAAGGCCGCCGAGAAGCACCCGTACCCGGACATTCCCGAACCGCCTTCCCTGGCCGAGGTCTACGTGCGCCAGCGCAGCCACGCTGCGGCCCGGGACGGGCACGCCGTACCCGGCGACGGCTCTGCCGCCGGAAGGAGCGGTACCGGCCTCGCCGCTCCCTCCGAGCCGGCCGAAGCGGTCTTCCGCAAGGCCGACCGGGTGTGCGTACTCATCGCCGGCCCCGGAACCGGTAAGTCCACGCTGCTGCGCGCGCGGCTGCGCGACGCGGCCGGTGCATTGCTCGACACCACGCACAACCCCGGGAACTCCGGTCCGGCCGTCCCGGTATGGGTGAGCGCGCACGCCCTCACCGGAGAGGAGACGCACGTACCCGACGTGCTCGCCGCCGCCACCGGAAAGCTCAGCCAGTTCGGACCGCACCCGAAACTGACCCGAGACCACTTCCTGCAGCGGCCGTGGACCGGCGCGCACTGGCAGCTTCTCGTCGACGACCTCGACGAACTCCCCAACGCGGACGAGCGCCGCGCCGTGTTGGAGAAGCTGGCCAACGCCGTCGCGGCAGACCCGCCGCTGTACCGGTGCGTCGTAGCGACCCGCCCTCTGGCCGAGGGCGAACTCACCGTCCTCGACCAGGTCCTCGGCCTCAAGGCGCCGCACTACGAACTGCAGCCTTTCGCGCCTCACGATCTGCGCACCTACATGGAGAAGTACTTCAGCACCCGCTGGCCGCGACAAGAAGCCACCCGCCGCGCCCGCCACTTCGCCGGTGCGCTCCGCAGCGCCTCCCTGGACGAGCTGGCCCGTACCCCGCTGATGGCCTTCATGCTGTGCCGGCTCTACCTCGCCGAGCCCGAGCGCCCACTGCCGGACGGCCGCACCGCGGTGTATGAAGCATTCACCGACCTGGTCTACGAGAACAACCGGAGCAAGCAGGTCGCGAAAAGCCACGAAGAATCCATCAGGCACCTCGTGGAAAACGTCCAGAGTCCGCGGGCGCGCAAGGAAGCCGACGCCGCCGCACGGCATGTCCACGAACGGCTGCCCGAGCTGATCAACCACCTGGCCTACCGAAGGCTTTCGGACCACAGGACCCCGGTCACCGAGGCACTGGCCTCGCACGAAGCCGTGCAACGCCCCGGCAAGATCCGCCCAGAGCGCTGGGAGGCGTTCCTGGAGAACCTTCTCCGGCACACCGGACTGCTGGTCCACCGCGCCGACGGCCTCGGCTTCCCCCACCAGACCTTCCTCGAATACCACGCCGCGGCGGAACTCCGGCACCGGCTCACCGTCGAGCACAGCCTGACCGGGGATGCCCTCATCCACCAGGTGTACGGCAAGCACTGGGCGGACCCCACGTGGCACGAAACCCTCGTCCTCGTCGCGGGAATGGTCGAACCGCGCCTCACAGGCCAGATCGTCGACCACCTCCTCGCGGCCGATCCGCTGTGGTTCATTCGGCGGCCCGGGTCGTCCTCGGGCGAGACGCCGCACCACATCGTGCTCGCCGCTCGGTGCCTCGGCGAGGTCCGTGACCCCGGCAGGCTGAGCGACCAGTGTTCCGCCGTCGTCAACGCGGTGATCGCGCTGATCGAGCACATGGTCGCGGAACGGGCGTTCCTCGGTTCCCCGGTCACCCGCGCGGTCGAGGAGACGCTGCCGCCCGTGCTCGGCCGGCTCGGCGCACGCGACTCCGCCATCCGTGCCCGCTACCACGACTGGTACCGGGCACGCGGCCAGTTCCTGAGCGTCACGAGGTTCGGGGAGGACTTCGTCTCGGTCCAGGTACCGCCGGCCGGGCGGGTCGGCGCCGCGCTGCTACGCGACAACAGCGAGTTCCGCGAGAGCCTGGTCAGCCAGGCGGTCTTCGGCCCCGGTCCCGCCCACAGGGAGGAGGCGCTGCGCGCGCTCATCCAGGAATGGCCCGACGATCCGCAGGTCGCCGGTCTGCTCCGCGAGTTCGCCGAGACAGACCCTGATGGAAACGTCAGGAGAGGCTCGCTCCAGCTCTTCGCGATGACCCGTCACCAGGACCGGTCCACCAGGGACTGGCTGCGGACAGGCCTCACCGACCACGACCGGTACCTACGGCAGGGGGCGCTGGCCGCGCTCGCCGACGGCTGGCGCGACGAGCCTGAGACGTTCGCCGTGGTACGCCGATCCGCGACCGATGACCGCGACCACTCGGTCCGCCTCACCGCGGTGAAATCGCTCGCGGACGGCTGGCCGCGCGACCCGGACGCAGCGGCCGTGGTACGCGACCGCGCCGCCCGCGATCCGGACCCGTATCTGCGGTGGAGGGTGTTCGACATCCTCGTCGAGGGCTGGCCCGACGATCCGCAGACCGTGGCGCTGCTGCGTTCGGTCACCGCCGACGCCGGAACCGAGGGATGGGTGCGAGAGGCCGCGAAGCGGGCGCTCGCCCGCACCGAGCCCCGACCCGCCGACCCTGCCCCGGCCCCAGCCCCAGCCCCAGCCCCAGCCCCAGCCCCAGCCCGGTCGACGTCTCCGCCCGCCGCGGAGGATCCGCGACATGCCGCGCTGAAGCCCCTCGTCGTGGACGGGCGCACCGATGCGCAGACCCCCATGCTGCTGCGCGAACGGGCCGAAACCCACCCCGACGACACGGTCCGGGTGGCTGCGGTGCGGGCGCTGGCCACAGAATGGCGCACCCATCCTCCAACGCTGTCGTGGCTGTGCGAGCTCGCCACCTCCGACGCGAGCGAGCCGGTGCGACAGGCCACACTGTGGGCCGTCTACTCCGTCTGGCCCGACCATCCCGACGCCAGGGCACTGCTCCGCGGCGTCGCCGAAGGCACGGGCCGGTCGCAAGCCCGCGAGGTGGCCGTCCTCGCCCTCGCCGCCGGATGGCGCAACGACCCGGCGACCGGATCGCTGCTTCGCAGACTCGCAGTCGACGACAACGCCGAGTTCGTACGCGCGGCGGCGGTACGGACGTTGGGAACCGGCTGGCGCGACCACCCCGACACCGTCGAGCTGTTGCACGACAGGGCCGAGAACGACCCCGAACCCCACGTCCGCAGGACCGCCGTCCAGGCCCTCGTCACGAACTGGCGCACCCTGCGGACCGCCGTCCTGCTCCGCCGGCTCGCCGTCGACGACCCCGACGACCGCCTGCGCGCAGCCGCCCTATACGACCTGGCGGCGGGCTGGCGCGACCCGGAGACCGGCGAGCTGCTCCGGCGCATCGTCGCCGGCCAGACCGACCCGACCAGCCGAGGCGCGGCGATCCAGGCACTGGCAGGCGGCTGGCGTGACGACCCCGTCACCGAGGAGTTGCTGCGCGAGCGGGCCGCCGACGACTCCGACTGGACCCTGCAGCGGGCGGCCGTGATGGCGCTCGCCGACCGCTGGCCCCATGACCCGGAGATCCAGGCGCTCGCCGACCGCCTCTCCGACGACTGGTAGCGGCCCGGCGGGCCGTCAGTTCGGCACGGGGGCCGAGGGCGCCGTTCGAGCGCCGGCGGGAGACGCCGAACTCCGGTCGGCACACGGGGACCCGGACGGTGTCGTACTGCTCGACGGCCCAGGACGACACCGCTCCCCCGGGACCGTCCCACCGTCGGGTAACTGGCTGTCAGCCACGGCCCGTATCCTCATGGACCATGCTCGAAGACCACACGACCGCAGCGTCGCAAGCGCCTTGGCCGGCCGCGTATCCGCAGGGGTACGCGGTCGTGGACGTGGAGACCACCGGGCTGGCCCGGGACGACCGGATAATCTCCGCGGCTGTGTACAGACTGGACACGCGGGGCGAGGTCGAGGACCACTGGTACACGCTGGTCAATCCGGAGCGGGATCCGGGACCCGTGTGGATCCACGGTCTGACGAGCGATGTGCTCGAAGGGGCGCCCCTTTTCCAGGAGATCGCGCAGGAGTTCTCCTCCCGGCTCGCGGACCGCGTACTCGTCGCGCACAACGCGGTGTTCGACTGGTCGATGATCGCCCGGGAGTACGCGCGCGCGGAGAGCGAGGCGCCGGTGCGGCAGCGGCTGTGCACGATCGCGCTGTCGAAGGAGCTGGGACTGCCGCTGCCGAACCACAAGTTGGAGTCGCTGGCGGCGCACTTCGGGGTCGTACAGCAGCGGGCGCACCACGCGCTGGACGACGCGCGGGTGCTGGCGGAGGCGTTCCGGCCGAGCCTGCGGGTCGCCGCCGCGCGTGGCGTACGCCTGCCCCTGCACGAGTGCCGACCGCTGACCGAGTGGCGGGACGGCGCCGCCGCGCCCCGGATCGGGCAGCAGGCGGGCCCCGGCGGCTACAGCGGCTATCGACCCACCAGTTGGCGGCCCTCGCGGAAGCGGCCCGCGTGCCCCTATCCCAACCCCGGGCGTTACGAGGACGGCAAACCACTCAAGCAGGGCATGCGCGTGGCGTTCTCCGGGGACACGTCGATCGAACGCGATCTGCTGGAGGACCGCGCGATCGAGGCCGGGCTGCATGTCGCGACGAGCCTGTCCCGGGTGACCAGTCTGCTCGTCACCAACGACCCGGACTCCCACACGTCGAAGGTCGTCAAGGCCCGGCAGTACGGGACGCCGGTCGTGGACGAGGCCGGGTTCGGCCAGTTGCTCCGCGATGTCGAGCCCGCGGACGAGTGACCGATCCGCAAGGCAGGCCGGAAGACCCGTGCGCGTCCCGCACGAGCGGCGCGGACGGTCGTGCGGGTGGCCGTGCGGATGGGTGATTGGCGGGCGACTCGCCCGCCGCCCACTCGCCCGCACGGCGGTGACGGCTCACCCTGTGGCGCATGGCGAGATGCGAAGTTTGCGGCAATGACTATGGAATGACCTTCGAGATCCATGCCCAGGGAGCGGTGCACGTCTTCGACTGCTTCTCCTGCGCGATCCACCGCATGGCCCCCATCTGCGAGCACTGCCGGGTGCAGATCATCGGCCAGGGCGTCGAGGTCGACGGCCACTGGTACTGCGGCGCCCACTGCGCGCGGGCCGAGGGGAAGGCGGGGATCGTCGACAAAGTCTGACCACGTCCTCGGCAGAGCCCCACGAGGCCCGAGCGCACACCCGCCCGAACACACCCCACGACCGAGTTGTACGGTCGTGGGGTGTACCGCTTCCTGTTGTCCCGGCAGTGGGTGATCCTCACGCTGCTCGCACTCGTCCTGATCCCGACCATGGTCAGGCTGGGTATTTGGCAGATGCATCGCTACGAGGAACGCAGCGCGCGGAACCAGCTCGTCGCCGACGCCCTGGCCGCGAAGCCGGTGCCCGTGGAGCGGCTGACCTCCCCCGGGCACACCGTCACCAGCGCCGAGCGCTACCGCACGGTGACCGCGAAGGGCCGGTTCGACACCGAAGACGAGGTCGTCGTCCGCCGCCGTACCAACGCCGACGACGAGGTCGGCTTCCACGTCCTGACCCCGTTCGTGCTCGGCGACGGCAAGGTGCTGCTCGTCAACCGGGGCTGGATCCCCGCGGACGGCCCGAGCCAGACCGCGTTCCCCGAGATCCCCGCGCCCGCCGAGGGCGAGGTCACCGTCACCGGGCGGCTGATGCCCGACGAGACGACCGAGGCGAGCGGCATCAAGGATCTCAAGGGGCTGCCGGACCGGCAGATCATGCTGATCGACAGCGAGCGGGAGGCGGATCGCCTCGGCGTCCCGGTGCTGGGCGGCTACCTCGCGCAGACGGCGCCCGAGCCCAAGGGCGACACCCCGGAACAGCTCGGCAGTCCCGGCGACGAGAACGCCGCGCTGAACTACGCCTACGCCCTTCAGTGGTGGCTCTTCTCCCTCGGCGTACCCATCGGCTACGTCATCCTCGTCCGCCGGGAGCGCCGCGACCGTGCGGAGGCCGCGGCCGCCACGGCGGAGGAGGAGAAGGAGACGGCGCCCGCACCGGCGTAGTCGGAGTTGCAGCCGGAGCCGGAGTTGCAGTCGGAGTCGGAGTCGGCCTCAGGTCCGGCCGCGGCCGCCGGTCGATCTCTCCCGCCAGTACACGAACGTGCGTTCCGGCTCGGGGAGCAGGTCCCATGGGTGGCGTGTCATGTGGCGGCCGAGGCGCTGGAAGACGGGTGCGGCCTCGGCGGGCCGGTGGGCACGCGTCAGGGCGAAGGCGAGGACGTTGAGGTCGGTGACGGCTTCGGCGTGGGGTGCGGTGCGGGCGTCGAACCAGCCCTTGAGCGCCAGGTCGATCTCGTGGACGGACCGGGGCTCGTTCCAGTTGCCGCCGCCCGAGCCGAGGGCGTCGAAGGGCGTCGCGCCCCGGCGGTGGGCCATGAGTTCGACGCGGGCCGCCACGGGGAGCAGGGCCAGTGGTGATCCGTGCGGTGCGCGGGCGGCGGCCTGCCAGGCGAAGTCCATCATGTCGGGGACCGTCCCGTGTCGGCGCGGCGACAGGTAGCGCAGCAGCCGGTGGTAGGACGTCCGGAGCCAGGGGGCCCGGTTGACGGCCTCGGTCCACGCGGGCACGGCGTCCTTGACCGGTACGGCGCAGGTGTCCATCAGGGTCAGCAGTGCCAGCCAGGGCGTGGGGTCCTCGGGGCAGGCCTCGGCGGCGCGGAGGCAGGAGTGTTCGGCGGCGCGGACTGCGGTGGTGTCGGTGGCGGAGGCGCGGTTCGACGCGACGAAGGCGTGCAGGGTGAGGGCGTCCCCGTCTCCCGGGCGGTCGGCGGCCCAGCGCTGTGGGATCGCGGCGGGCAGGCGCTCGGCCAGTACGGCGATGCGGTGCGCCCGGCGGTCCCAGTCGCGGCCCGTGGCGCGTAGCAGGTCGGCCACCGGTTCCCACGGGGGGCGAGTGCGGCCCGCGCCGAGGCCGTGCAGCTGTTGGGTGGGGCGGAGTTCGGTGAGGGTCGTGTGCAGCGGGGCGTCGTCGAGTTCGGGGCGGATCAGCAGGGAGGGGCGGCGTCTCAGCATCTCTGGATCCGGTCGGGTCGGGGGTGGCCGGGGAAGGGGCGCCGTGGGGTTGCCGGGCGCCCCGCGGTGGGGGCTGGGCGGGGGGCTGGGCGGGGGTGGGTCTCGCTCACCGGCGCTCACCGGGTGCCGCCGCGCCCACCCGTGCCGCCCCTGGCGGCACGGGTGCCCGCGCTCAGGACGACCGGGTGGGCAACCGTCCGAGCGGGCAACCGCCCTGGCCGCGGGGCTACCCGCAGCCAGGGGCTGGGTGAGCGGCAGCGGACCTGTGCAGGTCCTCGCGCCGCGGCCTCAGCAGCAGCGGCCCTCCGGGTGTTCCTCTCTGCGCAGGGTCCGCAGCACGTCGTACTCCCGTCGGGTCGGTACCGGTGCCTTCGGGTGGTGGCGGCGGTGCCGGTCGCAGTAGCGGTCGTACTCCGCCTCTCCGGTCAGCTCCCGCAGGTACCAGCGGACGGTCCGTACCCAGTGCCGGACGCTGCGGGCGGTCACTGGCGGGCCCCCACCAACTCGTCGTCGGAGCGCTCCACCGCGTCGATGCGCGACTCGACGTACGGTGCCTCGGTCGACGGCAGCGGGACCGGAGAGCGTACGGCGCGGACGCACACCACGGTGCAGTTGACCAGGACGGTGAGGACCAGGAGCAGGAAGATCGCCATGATCACGCCGTCGACCGTGTTGTTGAGGACGATCGTGTGCATGTCGTCCATGTTCGTGGCGCCCGGCAGGAGCTCACCCTTGTCGATGGCGGCCGCGTACTTGTCCCGCAGGGCGAAGAAGCCGATCGCCGGGTTGTCCGAGAAGATCTTCTGCCAGCCGGCGGTGAAGGTGACGGCCACGTCCCAGGCCAGCGGGATGCCGGTGACCCAGGCCCAGCGCAGTTTGCCGGTCTTGATGAGCACGGTGGTGGTGACGGCGAGGGCGACCGCGGCGAGCAGCTGGTTGGCGATGCCGAACAGCGGGAACAGCTGCTTGATGCCGCCCAGCGGGTCGGTGACACCGGCGTAGAGGAAGTAGCCCCAGGCGCCGACGACGATGGCGCTGGTGATCCAGATGCCCGGCTTCCAGGTGACGCGGCCGATCGGCTTCCAGACGTTGCCGAGCATGTCCTGGAGCATGAAGCGGCCGACGCGGGTGCCGGCGTCCACCGTGGTCAGGATGAACAGCGCCTCGAACATGATCGCGAAGTGGTACCAGAAGGCCTTCATCCCGGCGCCGCCGAAGACTCCGGCGAAGATCTCCGACATGCCCACGGCCAGGGTGGGCGCA from the Streptomyces sp. NBC_00310 genome contains:
- a CDS encoding HEAT repeat domain-containing protein, coding for MSARKEHAGRQALAQQLGQLGQALRKKRKTQKAAVEEVNRRRRKAAGRPEDVPCPWPYKEGGDLRSSTVNDWFPKEKGSKEPSVPQYFEELWSVVAVMLEWTHGKDKRYVEGRFRPAWVELYEDARRATGMDEEVRGYLEAARKAAEKHPYPDIPEPPSLAEVYVRQRSHAAARDGHAVPGDGSAAGRSGTGLAAPSEPAEAVFRKADRVCVLIAGPGTGKSTLLRARLRDAAGALLDTTHNPGNSGPAVPVWVSAHALTGEETHVPDVLAAATGKLSQFGPHPKLTRDHFLQRPWTGAHWQLLVDDLDELPNADERRAVLEKLANAVAADPPLYRCVVATRPLAEGELTVLDQVLGLKAPHYELQPFAPHDLRTYMEKYFSTRWPRQEATRRARHFAGALRSASLDELARTPLMAFMLCRLYLAEPERPLPDGRTAVYEAFTDLVYENNRSKQVAKSHEESIRHLVENVQSPRARKEADAAARHVHERLPELINHLAYRRLSDHRTPVTEALASHEAVQRPGKIRPERWEAFLENLLRHTGLLVHRADGLGFPHQTFLEYHAAAELRHRLTVEHSLTGDALIHQVYGKHWADPTWHETLVLVAGMVEPRLTGQIVDHLLAADPLWFIRRPGSSSGETPHHIVLAARCLGEVRDPGRLSDQCSAVVNAVIALIEHMVAERAFLGSPVTRAVEETLPPVLGRLGARDSAIRARYHDWYRARGQFLSVTRFGEDFVSVQVPPAGRVGAALLRDNSEFRESLVSQAVFGPGPAHREEALRALIQEWPDDPQVAGLLREFAETDPDGNVRRGSLQLFAMTRHQDRSTRDWLRTGLTDHDRYLRQGALAALADGWRDEPETFAVVRRSATDDRDHSVRLTAVKSLADGWPRDPDAAAVVRDRAARDPDPYLRWRVFDILVEGWPDDPQTVALLRSVTADAGTEGWVREAAKRALARTEPRPADPAPAPAPAPAPAPAPARSTSPPAAEDPRHAALKPLVVDGRTDAQTPMLLRERAETHPDDTVRVAAVRALATEWRTHPPTLSWLCELATSDASEPVRQATLWAVYSVWPDHPDARALLRGVAEGTGRSQAREVAVLALAAGWRNDPATGSLLRRLAVDDNAEFVRAAAVRTLGTGWRDHPDTVELLHDRAENDPEPHVRRTAVQALVTNWRTLRTAVLLRRLAVDDPDDRLRAAALYDLAAGWRDPETGELLRRIVAGQTDPTSRGAAIQALAGGWRDDPVTEELLRERAADDSDWTLQRAAVMALADRWPHDPEIQALADRLSDDW
- a CDS encoding DEDDh family exonuclease; translated protein: MLEDHTTAASQAPWPAAYPQGYAVVDVETTGLARDDRIISAAVYRLDTRGEVEDHWYTLVNPERDPGPVWIHGLTSDVLEGAPLFQEIAQEFSSRLADRVLVAHNAVFDWSMIAREYARAESEAPVRQRLCTIALSKELGLPLPNHKLESLAAHFGVVQQRAHHALDDARVLAEAFRPSLRVAAARGVRLPLHECRPLTEWRDGAAAPRIGQQAGPGGYSGYRPTSWRPSRKRPACPYPNPGRYEDGKPLKQGMRVAFSGDTSIERDLLEDRAIEAGLHVATSLSRVTSLLVTNDPDSHTSKVVKARQYGTPVVDEAGFGQLLRDVEPADE
- a CDS encoding SURF1 family cytochrome oxidase biogenesis protein; its protein translation is MYRFLLSRQWVILTLLALVLIPTMVRLGIWQMHRYEERSARNQLVADALAAKPVPVERLTSPGHTVTSAERYRTVTAKGRFDTEDEVVVRRRTNADDEVGFHVLTPFVLGDGKVLLVNRGWIPADGPSQTAFPEIPAPAEGEVTVTGRLMPDETTEASGIKDLKGLPDRQIMLIDSEREADRLGVPVLGGYLAQTAPEPKGDTPEQLGSPGDENAALNYAYALQWWLFSLGVPIGYVILVRRERRDRAEAAAATAEEEKETAPAPA
- a CDS encoding YbdD/YjiX family protein, which produces MTARSVRHWVRTVRWYLRELTGEAEYDRYCDRHRRHHPKAPVPTRREYDVLRTLRREEHPEGRCC